Proteins encoded by one window of Paroedura picta isolate Pp20150507F chromosome 11, Ppicta_v3.0, whole genome shotgun sequence:
- the BLVRA gene encoding biliverdin reductase A isoform X2, with protein sequence MFGAVVVGVGIAGSVRIRDLLNPLPSSPAEHIKLVGFVSRRPLGDVQLVNQVSLQEALDSKEVQAAIISTDNRNHEESIRMFLEAGKHVLVEYPMALCAKTAHQLWEMADQKGKVLHVEHIELLTEEYKLLKKEVEGKELVKGTLHFTGSPLDEERSGFPAFSGIARLTWLVDLFGDLSVVSAVREERKEKSYSRMTVQFQTANERPLTWIEERAPGMKRDKTINFCFKSECLERLPEAPRAAVGLFMQDLILFAKKLSGQVSKEELAKEKGRILRCLDLANEIQALCEQTPKIYS encoded by the exons ATGTTTGGGGCCGTGGTTGTCGGGGTGGGGATTGCCGGATCTGTGCGGATCCGAGACTTGCTGAATCCTTTGCCCTCCAGCCCTGCAGAGCATATTAAACTCGTGGGCTTCGTCTCTAG GAGGCCGCTAGGTGATGTTCAGCTCGTCAACCAAGTTAGTCTGCAAGAAGCTCTCGACAGCAAGGAGGTCCAGGCTGCCATCATCAGCACTGATAACAGAAACCACGAGGAGAGCATCAG GATGTTCCTGGAGGCTGGGAAACATGTCCTCGTCGAGTACCCTATGGCACTCTGTGCAAAGACAGCGCATCAGCTCTGGGAGATGGCGGATCAGAAAG GTAAAGTCCTCCATGTGGAGCATATCGAACTCCTCACAGAGGAGTACAAGCTGCTGAAGAAAGaggtggaggggaaggagctggtGAAGGGGACCCTGCACTTCACAG GCAGTCCGTTGGATGAAGAGCGTTCCGGGTTTCCAGCTTTCAGCGGCATTGCTCGCCTGACTTGGCTGGTTGATCTTTTTGGGGACCTCAGTGTTGTGTCTGCCGTGAGGGAGGAACGGAAAGAGAAGAGTTACTCCAGGATGACGGTGCAGTTCCAGACGGCAAACGAGAG GCCTCTGACTTGGATTGAAGAAAGGGCTCCCGGAATGAAACGTGATAAGACGATCAATTTCTGTTTCAAAAGTGAGTGCTTGGAACGCCTCCCGGAAGCCCCCCGTGCAGCGGTCGGCCTCTTCATGCAAGACCTCATCCTCTTTGCCAAGAAACTCTCAGGCCAGGTTTCCAAAGAGGAACTGGCCAAGGAGAAGGGGCGGATTCTGCGGTGCCTTGACCTGGCCAACGAAATTCAAGCTCTCTGTGAGCAGACACCCAAAATATACTCCTGA